The Setaria viridis chromosome 9, Setaria_viridis_v4.0, whole genome shotgun sequence sequence TATATTAAAAAGAGTGCTCTCATCATAGAAGCCAATTACAACCCAATCCTTAAGAGAGGCACGCACACGGCACACCTACACGTCATTGCCAGCACGACACACGACCGCCTGCAGGAaacaccatcgccgccgccaagaagctcgccGGCGATGCCGCGATGGCCGCCACAGACATTGGCGTCCAACAGGACCAAAAGAAGACGCTGACCATCCTGATTTCTGATCGATATCCCCGGTGATCACGTTCGCCGCCTACCAGCGTTCGAAGGGAATAAGAAGAGAAGATTTGGTGTGATCCGGCGCATTGGTTGCTTTAGCCGCAATCTCGCTGTACGTGCTGATCCTCCCCCGGCGCCATTACTGTGCCAAATCCGCGTGGCACGCGTACGCCCTGTGATCTGATGGCGCGCGACACGCATGCATGGATGCGCGCTCGTACGCCGCAGGCAGGGGGCGCTGCGCACGGCCAGGGCCTAGCGCCACAGGCCACACGGCTAGCCCAGCCAGCGCGCTGCAACAGGCTGAGGAAGACCACGCACATGCGCGCCATGCCCGCCCCCGCCGTAACGCGCTTTCTCCACGATGACGGGCCCGATCTCGCGCTCTCGGCCCAGATCGGACGGACAGCGATCGCGCGCCAAAGGGGGGGCCCGTTCTACGAGGCCGCGCGCAtgccggagcagcagcagccaggcGGACGGGACAGAGGGGGAGAGGGCTGTTGACTTTTGTTGACGCCTTTCGTCAGTCTCTCTCCCTCTGGCAGTCTGGCTTGGCTAGTCAAGCACGCAACGCAACGGAACGGGACGGCGAGTTCAGTTCACACCAGGCCTGTCCGCTGGCcgcgggaggagggggagagcagccggtcgccggcgacggcctGACGGGCACGCGTCGGTGGCGCGCCAGAGTTTcactgccgccggccggcccgttACTGCGCGCGCGCAGTTATTGGCGCGGCAACGCATGCATTTATTACCGCCCCTGTCGTTCACCTTTTCTTCACCCCCTCCTACCCCGGCGCGCTGCTGTAATCCCACTCCCTAATTACCGCATTTATTTGTACCACCCGCCCACGATACGCTCTCTGGCGCTGCGCCTGCCCGCCCGCctgcgcgctcctcctcctcgctctaGTCTCTACGGGTGGGTGACACGCGGGGCCCGCGGGTGGGGCCTGGCCTGCCCAGGGAGGCGCGGGCACCGTCGCTGCCACGTGGGGCTCCGGCCGGGACCGGCGGGTGGGGGCCGCGAGGTCAGCGGGGGCGCGTCACGCGGAAGGCGAGGCGGAATAAGAGGTCAAAGCGGGGGGAGGTCGCGTCACGCACGGACAGGCACAGTGCACAGCACACCAACAAGTAACCGCGCCgtctcctccgccgctgctgccTCGCTTCCCCTGTCGTCGTCTCCCTCGCTGCGCCGGCTGCTGCGACTGCTGCGAGGGGAAGACGAGAGCACAGGGGCAAAGgcaggagaaggagaaggcgatcGATCCACCTCGCCATCGTTCGTCTTCAACCTCGCGTGAGTGCGTAGGTGAGCCGATCGAGCGAGCTTGggcgaggggggagggggaggaagcAGGGGGTACGCCGAGGCACAGAACAACCGACAGGGTATTTACTGCCGCCATTTACTCCCCCCGCCCTTGTCCCGCCCccatcccctccctccccttgcCCTTTCACTCCCATCGCCTTCGCCCCCTCCATTCCGATCCCCCTCTCTTCTCCCTTCCCCCCCAAACCTTTCCCTTTCCTGTACGCCCCGCtaaatcctcctcctctccccctgTACTCGCCCTGCCATGCTTCGCCTTGGATTTTAATTACTACTTGCTGCTTCTGTTTGGGACGCAAGATCACCAGACGGGCCGCACGAcgagagcaggaggaggaggaggagggattcTTCATTCATCGGTTCGTCTGCCGGTCGAgccaggaaggaaggaaggatgTTTGGGGACTGCCAGGTCCTGTCCTCGATGGCGGCCATGGCCGGGGCCTCATCCTCGGCGGACGCGCTCTTCATCCCCAACCCTGGCGCGCTCGCCGGCTTCatgtcctcctccgccgccgccatgccgttCCACCacttctccaccaccaccgcctccctaATACTACCTGTAAGTGCTCCGTTTGTTCTTCTTGTGCGTGCGTGGGTTGTTCTTTCTCTGTGTCTGATGAAATGGTACTACTACGCATTCATGTGTGCAGAAGGAGGAGGGCGGCATGATGGGCGCGCTCCAGGCGGCCAAGGACGAGGACATGGAGCTGGAGATGGACATGGAGCTCAGCGGCGGCTCCGGCAGCGGCCACCTGGACGGCCTCCTCAGCTTCGCCGACGTGGACGACGACCGGCCCGAGCAGAAGCCGCAGCACGGGGGCCTCGACCTCCAGGCGGCGGACGCCGGGCAGCCGCCTCAGCAGCAGCTCGCCACCGCCAACGGCAAGAAGAAGCGCTACCACCGCCACACCGCGCACCAGATCCAGCAGATGGAAGCGTAAGAATACTCTTCCACCATGCATTTCGTAATCTTCTTCGATCGGAATCGATCTCTGATGCacgcattgcattgcattgcctTGCCCGCAGGCTGTTCAAGGAGTGCCCGCACCCGGACGACAAGCAGCGGCTGAAGCTGAGCCAGGAGCTGGGGCTGAAGCCCCGCCAGGTGAAGTTCTGGTTCCAGAACCGGCGCACGCAGATGAAGGCGCAGCAGGACCGCGCCGACAACGTGCTCCTCCGCGCCGAGAACGAGAGCCTCAAGAGCGACAACTACCGCCTCCAGGCTGCCATCCGCAACGTTGTCTGCCCCAACTGCGGCCacgccgccgtcctcggcgAGATGTCCTACGAGGAGCAGCAGCTCCGCATCGAGAACGCCAGGCTCAAGGACGAGGTCGGCCGCCGCTCCCTACCTACCTACTCGCCTCCCTGCTAAACCCTAAGCACCGCACCGCTCTGCACTGCATGCAAGAATCCTGGACGGGCAACGGGGCAAAgtacttttgtttttttataactTTTGATTTGATTCGGGCCAACACAACACTGTTCATTGTGCATGCAGCTCGACCGATTGGCGTGCATCGCGACccggtacggcggcggcggccgccagccAAGCATGTCGTCCGCGCTGGTCTGCTtgccggggccgccgccggtgctcaTGCCGCCGCTCGACCTCGACATGAGCGTCTACTCGCGCCACTTCACGGACCAGTCCCCGGTCATGGGCTGCGGCGACCTCATCCAGTCCGTCCTCGCGCCCCCGCCACAGcagatcgccggcggcggcgccgagaaCCATGCCGCGTCGTCCTCGTACATGGGCTCCATCATGGCGCCCGTCCCTGAGCAGGACAGGCAGCTGGTCCTCGACCTTGCTGCCACGGCGGCTGACACCCTCGCCAAGATGTgccgcgccggcgagccgctCTGGGTGCGGTGCCGCAGCGGCGCGGGCTCCGAGGTCATGGTGGCCGATGAGCACGCGCGGATGTTCAGCTGGCCGGTCGACAGTGGGAAGCAGGGCGGAGGCTCCCCGGTCGCCGGCGCCAGGACCGAGGGTTCAAGGGACAGCGCCGTGGTTATCATGAACAGCATCACGCTGGTGGATGCCTTCCTGGATGCAGTGAGTTTTCGATCCATTTTAATCCCTGAGCAGGCGATTTAATTAAACTCCTTCCTGGATGAAACGGGTTTCATTTGAAAGTGATTTGGCAATCGGGACTCCCTGGATCTTTACTATCTTGTTCGAATGCCGGGAGAGATGGTGGCACAACCATGGGGTGGGGGTGCTGGAATAAGATTTGGAAAAATCAATATCAGAAACCTATATCTTTCTTGTTGTGTCAATATATGAAATGTTTTTTATGCATTTGTCTCAAATATTTATAATTACAAAATTCTGTTTTGGCAGAACAAGTGGATGGAGCTGTTCCCTTCTATTGTGTCCAAGGCAAGAACTATTCAGGTCATAAACCATGGAGCTGCTTCTGGCCATCTGGGCAGTGGATCTCTCCTCTTGGTAACTAGCTCTCATGTTTACGTGATGATCACTTTACACTTTGTTAATACTTAAAATGTGATTGATCTGATTGCGTGGAATGAACGAACAGATGCAGGCAGAGGTGCAGTTCCCATCTCCTCTGGTGCCGGCGCGGGAGGTGGTGTTCTTCCGCTACTGCGTGCATAATGGTGATGAGGGGACCTGGTCTGTTGTTGACTTCCCCGCAGAGGGGTTTCAGCTGGAGGCACTACAGACATCATCAGTGGTCAAGTGCCAGCGTCGCCCCTCTGGCTGCATCATCCAGGACATGCCCAATGGCTACTCAAGGGTAAGCATGACACTTGTACGTGAGGTGATGAGGGCATGGTGTGCATGATGCTTATTTCAGCAAGGGGTTTGACACACGAATCTGCATGCAGGTGGTGTGGGTCGAACACATGGAGATGGTTGGGGAGGAGAAGCCGCTGCACCAGGTTTTCAAGGACTATGTAGCCAATGGTACTGCCTTTGGTGCCACACGTTGGGTCTCCCTGCTCCAGCGCCAGTGTGAGCGCCTCGCCAGTGAGCTCGCCCGCAACATTGCCGACCTTGGAGGTATGCTCCGCTCTCTGTCATTGCaagcataatttttttttaggaaaactGCAAGCATACTACTTGATTGCTGGTTCTTATTTGCCATGGCAACACATTATTTGCTCATACGGCATGTTTGCTGCTTGAGACCTGGAAACCCAAGCTTTCACATTTGTTCAAAACCATAGATCATGCCATCTGTTTGTATGATTTTGATCTTTTAGTTGCTGTCTGCATTACCTTGTCTACCCGCTACTCAACCTTTTCCCTTGGGGATAATTCACGTGCTCATTTCAACAAGATGTCTGTTTTTtatcgtcgtcatcatctttTCTTTGAAGGAAATGTGTTGTAGAATATGCATATGCTTCATTTAGTACATTTGTCTCCTATCATAACTATGGCTACTATATGTTATTGCTGATCATCAGCATTCATCCATTGTGACAGAAGTCCAACTCTAACCttcatgttattttttttcttacctTATAATTCCCAGTGATTCGCACCCCAGAGGCAAGAACGAATATGATGAAGCTGTCGCAACGGATGATCACCACTTTCTGTGCCAACATCAGTGCTTCTGGGAGCCAGTCTTGGACGGCACTCTCGGAGTCTACAGAGGACACGATCAGGGTCACTACTCGGAAGAACACAGATCCAGGGCAGCCCAGCGGTGTCATCCTGACTGCTGTCTCCACAAGTTGGCTTTCTTTCAGCCATCAGCAGGTCTTTGAGCTTCTTGCCGATGAACAACAACGCTGTCAGGTAGTGTCTGTATTTACGATTTCACTGGGTCATTTTTAGCATTCTTTGCTCTAGTTGCATCCAATTGTTGTTAAATTTGATTCAGTAGTGTCTTGATGGATGCTTTACTTTTGCAGCTTGAGATTTTGTCAAACGGGGGCTCACTTCATGAAGTGGCACACATTGCAAATGGATCACACCCTAGAAATTGCATCTCTCTTCTTCGAATTAATGTGAGTATCTCATTTCTGCTTCTGATTGCTATTTTTTTATGGCAGCTTCTGATTGATATTCATAGTCCTCATATTTGAACGAAAAAGAGTTTATGAATACTGATGTTATGTTGCTAATTTCTTGCTTCAAGAGCACAATCACATTAGGTTGGCTCTTGCATGGTGCTTGTAGTTTTTAGTATTTAGTATTCGAAGAACATTATATAGATGATCTAGCTATTACATTGGACTAGTAATTTAGGCTGATATCTGAAGGGTGAGAATCATATATTCTTAGCTTTTATGTTACGAAAATATAATGGGAAGAATTGTGATAGTATACATGTATGCCATTTTTTATGTGTCTCTAAAATGAAAAGTTGTCAAAAGGGAAGCAAAATTTGTAATTGCTCACTGGTACTGAATTACTGCAGTAACTGTACTCTGGTGTAGAACTGTTGATCATTTTAATAGTTCTACAAGCACTTTACTATTTGCTACCAATGCCAAGGACAAGAAATTAACAGCGGCTACTTGAGCTGTACAGTACTTGAGATGCCACAATAAATGAGATTTGATCTATCTACTCTGAGTCTTAGCACATGCATCCCTGCAATTTTGCAACCAAAAGTTAGTTACATTTTCTGTCAAAACTTTAAATTTTACCTGGAAAGAAAGGAAGCTTATATGTCTTAAGGTCCTCTCTTTATGGTATCAGACCCATGCAAATCATATGCTGATTTGAGGCCTTTATAATCTGAACCATCTTGACATTTCATTTGCCACTTTGTACATACTGAAGTAGTGGAGTACATGCTTTGTACATACTAATTACATGCTTGCGTCGTCATATatattgttttgtttgtttatGATAGTTTCTGTTCATCTTTTTCGTGTTCTTGTTCATTTTTTGGTATATTGTTATTATCCCTGAAATACTGTTTATTTTAGCATTTAAGTAGAT is a genomic window containing:
- the LOC117839238 gene encoding homeobox-leucine zipper protein ROC3; translation: MFGDCQVLSSMAAMAGASSSADALFIPNPGALAGFMSSSAAAMPFHHFSTTTASLILPKEEGGMMGALQAAKDEDMELEMDMELSGGSGSGHLDGLLSFADVDDDRPEQKPQHGGLDLQAADAGQPPQQQLATANGKKKRYHRHTAHQIQQMEALFKECPHPDDKQRLKLSQELGLKPRQVKFWFQNRRTQMKAQQDRADNVLLRAENESLKSDNYRLQAAIRNVVCPNCGHAAVLGEMSYEEQQLRIENARLKDELDRLACIATRYGGGGRQPSMSSALVCLPGPPPVLMPPLDLDMSVYSRHFTDQSPVMGCGDLIQSVLAPPPQQIAGGGAENHAASSSYMGSIMAPVPEQDRQLVLDLAATAADTLAKMCRAGEPLWVRCRSGAGSEVMVADEHARMFSWPVDSGKQGGGSPVAGARTEGSRDSAVVIMNSITLVDAFLDANKWMELFPSIVSKARTIQVINHGAASGHLGSGSLLLMQAEVQFPSPLVPAREVVFFRYCVHNGDEGTWSVVDFPAEGFQLEALQTSSVVKCQRRPSGCIIQDMPNGYSRVVWVEHMEMVGEEKPLHQVFKDYVANGTAFGATRWVSLLQRQCERLASELARNIADLGVIRTPEARTNMMKLSQRMITTFCANISASGSQSWTALSESTEDTIRVTTRKNTDPGQPSGVILTAVSTSWLSFSHQQVFELLADEQQRCQLEILSNGGSLHEVAHIANGSHPRNCISLLRINAASNSSQNVELLLQESSTHPDGGSLVVFATVDVDAIQVTMSGEDPSYIPLLPLGFAIFPATNPSPAATSTSSGNGESSPGNPEEPASGCLLTVGMQVLASAVPSAKLNLSSITAINSHVCNAIHQITTALKGTGTSGAELAAVGGSD